From Streptomyces griseorubiginosus, one genomic window encodes:
- a CDS encoding M23 family metallopeptidase — MASNPPAPEAPSVPRSTLVYGGYRADDEAPLGEWNPTADTLAPVRGRHRVAKQRGGGFARSSTVLGVGVIAAVSAGGMASANTGKPPVSISMPDLPNVGSLISDDSDSGADDTSAFSSVGTTTADTAQGTSDAGEALRSRILAQAELQQDQLDTKAAQAVAAAAEKEADEAAAKAEKDAQEKAAAAKKKAEEEAAKKAEAARLAELAKQYTLPTSSYTITSTFGQAGSLWSSGYHTGLDFAAPTGTLIKAIHSGTITEAGWAGSYGYRTILTLDDGTELWFCHQSSISVSVGQKVATGDVIGRVGATGNVTGAHLHLEVHPGGSADGIDPMAWLRGKGLTP; from the coding sequence GTGGCGTCCAACCCGCCTGCCCCCGAGGCCCCGTCCGTACCGCGCAGCACTCTCGTGTACGGCGGTTACCGCGCCGACGACGAGGCCCCGCTCGGCGAGTGGAACCCCACCGCGGACACCCTCGCCCCGGTCCGAGGCCGGCACCGCGTCGCCAAGCAGCGCGGCGGAGGCTTCGCCCGCAGCTCCACCGTCCTCGGCGTCGGTGTCATAGCCGCGGTCAGCGCCGGCGGGATGGCCAGCGCCAACACCGGCAAGCCGCCGGTCTCCATCTCGATGCCCGACCTGCCCAACGTCGGCTCGCTCATCTCGGACGACTCCGACTCCGGCGCGGACGACACGAGCGCCTTCAGCAGCGTCGGCACCACCACCGCCGACACCGCCCAGGGCACCTCGGACGCCGGTGAGGCGCTGCGCTCGCGCATCCTCGCCCAGGCCGAGCTCCAGCAGGACCAGCTCGACACCAAGGCCGCCCAGGCCGTCGCGGCCGCCGCCGAGAAGGAGGCCGACGAGGCCGCCGCCAAGGCGGAGAAGGACGCCCAGGAGAAGGCCGCCGCCGCGAAGAAGAAGGCGGAGGAGGAGGCCGCGAAGAAGGCCGAGGCCGCGCGCCTTGCCGAGCTCGCCAAGCAGTACACGCTGCCGACCTCGTCGTACACCATCACCTCGACCTTCGGTCAGGCCGGTTCGCTGTGGTCCTCCGGCTACCACACGGGCCTCGACTTCGCCGCGCCCACGGGCACCCTCATCAAGGCGATCCACAGCGGCACCATCACGGAGGCCGGCTGGGCCGGTTCCTACGGCTACCGCACGATCCTCACCCTCGACGACGGCACCGAGCTGTGGTTCTGCCACCAGTCCTCGATCAGCGTCAGCGTGGGCCAGAAGGTCGCCACCGGTGACGTCATCGGCCGCGTGGGCGCCACCGGCAACGTCACGGGCGCGCACCTGCACCTGGAGGTCCACCCGGGCGGCTCGGCCGACGGGATCGACCCGATGGCGTGGCTGCGGGGCAAGGGCCTCACCCCCTGA
- a CDS encoding dihydrofolate reductase family protein: MPHPYVLLSAAVSLDGYLDDTGPDRLLLSSPADFDRVDEVRASVDAILIGAGTIRADNPRLLVNSEERRAARVAAGKPPYPLKVTVSGSGELDPAANFWHTGGEKVLYTTDKGAERARELGLAADVAPLGPALDWRRLLEHLRSVYGVERLMVEGGGRIHTQLLQEGLADEVQLVLAPLFVGDPHAPRLFGPGGYQSGRLRLVETRRIEDVVLMRYEPTAPGTGLTPAAADHHWLALACELAAQCPPSATAFSVGAVVVAGDGTELARGHSRESGDPVVHAEEAALAKIAPGDPRLPSATVYTSLEPCTHRASRPAPCARLILDAGVRRVVTAWREPDTFVEAADGTGTLTAAGVGVVVLDEFADRAKAPNGHLL, translated from the coding sequence ATGCCCCATCCCTACGTCCTCCTCTCCGCCGCGGTCTCCCTCGACGGCTACCTCGACGACACCGGCCCCGACCGGCTCCTGCTGTCCAGCCCGGCCGACTTCGACCGCGTCGACGAGGTCCGCGCCTCCGTGGACGCCATCCTGATCGGCGCGGGCACGATCCGCGCCGACAACCCCCGGCTGCTGGTCAACTCCGAGGAACGCCGCGCGGCCCGGGTCGCCGCCGGGAAGCCGCCGTACCCCCTGAAGGTCACGGTCAGCGGTTCGGGCGAGCTGGACCCGGCGGCGAACTTCTGGCACACCGGCGGCGAGAAGGTCCTCTACACGACCGACAAGGGCGCCGAGCGGGCCCGCGAACTGGGCCTGGCGGCCGACGTGGCCCCCCTGGGCCCCGCGCTGGACTGGCGCCGCCTGCTGGAGCACCTGCGCTCGGTGTACGGCGTCGAGCGGCTCATGGTCGAGGGCGGCGGCCGCATCCACACCCAGCTCCTCCAGGAGGGGCTGGCGGACGAGGTGCAGCTGGTGCTGGCCCCGCTGTTCGTCGGCGACCCGCACGCCCCGCGGCTCTTCGGCCCGGGCGGCTACCAGTCCGGCCGGCTGCGGCTGGTGGAGACCCGCCGTATCGAGGACGTGGTCCTCATGCGCTACGAACCCACGGCACCGGGCACCGGCCTGACCCCCGCCGCAGCGGACCACCACTGGCTCGCGCTGGCCTGCGAACTCGCGGCCCAGTGCCCGCCCTCCGCAACCGCGTTCAGCGTGGGGGCGGTGGTGGTGGCCGGCGACGGCACGGAGCTGGCCCGCGGCCACTCCCGGGAGTCCGGCGACCCGGTCGTCCACGCCGAGGAGGCGGCCCTGGCGAAGATCGCCCCGGGCGACCCGCGGCTGCCGTCCGCCACGGTCTACACGAGTCTGGAACCCTGCACCCACCGGGCTTCCCGCCCGGCCCCCTGCGCCCGGCTGATCCTGGACGCGGGGGTGCGGCGGGTGGTGACGGCGTGGCGGGAGCCGGACACGTTCGTCGAGGCGGCGGACGGGACGGGGACGCTGACGGCGGCGGGCGTGGGCGTGGTGGTGCTGGACGAGTTCGCGGACCGCGCGAAGGCCCCCAACGGCCACCTGCTGTGA
- a CDS encoding response regulator transcription factor, whose translation MRVVIAEDNALLREGLVLLLTSSGHEVVAVVGTGPEILPALLEHRPDVAVLDVRMPPGFRDEGIRAALEARERIPGLPVLVLSQYVEESYAAELLAGGTSGVGYLLKDRVGRVDEFLDALERVVAGGTALDPEVVTELLTRRRDTPLDSLTPREREVLKLMAEGHDNTTIAKTLVVTERAVSKHIGNVFLKLGLPPSDSGHRRVLAVLAHLAHTPK comes from the coding sequence GTGCGTGTGGTGATCGCCGAGGACAACGCCCTGCTGAGAGAGGGACTCGTCCTCCTGCTGACGTCCTCCGGGCACGAGGTGGTGGCCGTGGTCGGCACCGGCCCCGAGATCCTGCCCGCCCTGCTCGAACACCGCCCGGACGTGGCGGTGCTGGACGTGCGGATGCCGCCGGGCTTCCGCGACGAGGGCATCAGGGCCGCCCTGGAGGCACGCGAGCGGATCCCCGGACTGCCGGTCCTGGTGCTCTCGCAGTACGTCGAGGAGTCGTACGCCGCCGAGCTGCTGGCCGGCGGCACCAGCGGGGTCGGCTATCTGCTCAAGGACCGGGTCGGCCGGGTCGACGAGTTCCTGGACGCGCTGGAGCGGGTGGTGGCCGGCGGCACCGCGCTCGACCCCGAGGTCGTCACCGAGCTCCTCACCCGGCGCCGCGACACCCCGCTCGACTCCCTCACCCCGCGCGAGCGCGAGGTGCTGAAGCTGATGGCGGAGGGGCACGACAACACGACCATCGCCAAGACCCTCGTCGTCACCGAGCGCGCGGTCAGCAAGCACATCGGCAACGTCTTCCTCAAGCTGGGCCTGCCGCCGAGCGACAGCGGCCACCGGCGGGTGCTGGCGGTGCTGGCCCATCTGGCGCACACCCCCAAGTGA
- a CDS encoding MarR family winged helix-turn-helix transcriptional regulator — protein MTTRWLSPDEQRAWRAYIAASLLLEDTIDRQLQQEAGMPHLYYSILANLSETPERRLRMTDLAEGLKITRPRLTYAVARLEKDGLVRRESCQWDKRGSIAVLTDEGMAVLERAAPGHVRTVRAALFDRLTPEQVGQLEEIFTSVTAGLQGEDGPAEEVPWRRRSSPSCSGEGRV, from the coding sequence ATGACGACCCGCTGGCTCAGCCCCGACGAGCAGCGAGCCTGGCGTGCCTACATCGCCGCCTCGCTCCTCCTGGAGGACACCATCGACCGGCAGCTCCAGCAGGAGGCCGGCATGCCCCATCTGTACTACTCCATCCTGGCCAACCTCTCCGAGACCCCGGAGCGGCGGCTGCGGATGACCGATCTCGCCGAGGGGCTGAAGATCACCCGGCCCCGGCTGACGTACGCCGTCGCCCGGCTGGAGAAGGACGGGCTGGTGCGCCGCGAGAGCTGCCAGTGGGACAAGCGCGGCAGCATCGCGGTGCTGACCGACGAGGGCATGGCGGTGCTGGAGCGGGCCGCGCCGGGCCATGTGCGGACGGTCCGTGCCGCGCTCTTCGACCGGCTCACCCCGGAGCAGGTGGGGCAGCTGGAGGAGATCTTCACCAGCGTCACCGCGGGGCTCCAGGGGGAGGACGGCCCGGCCGAGGAGGTTCCGTGGCGCCGGCGGTCGTCCCCGTCCTGCTCGGGTGAGGGCCGGGTGTGA
- a CDS encoding aldo/keto reductase — MTSLRKLGSSDLEVFPLSLGGNVFGWTADEATSFAVLDAYTAAGGNFVDTADSYSAWVDGNSGGESETIIGKWVAARGNRDDVVIATKVSQHPEFPGLSGANIKAAADASLKRLGTDHIDLYYTHFDKTEVPVEEIIGALDELVKAGKVRAIAASNISAGRLSESLAFSDREGLARYVALQPHYNLVSRDTYEGELQAVAAREGLAAVPYYALASGFLTGKYRPGTTVEGARAAGAGKHLDTERGRKVLAALDDIAEAHTVPVATIALAWLAAQPTVTAPIASARTVQQLPALLRVADVTLTQEEVSRLTEASA, encoded by the coding sequence ATGACTTCCCTTCGCAAGCTCGGCTCCTCCGACCTCGAGGTCTTCCCGCTCTCCCTCGGCGGCAACGTCTTCGGCTGGACCGCGGACGAGGCCACGTCCTTCGCCGTCCTCGACGCCTACACGGCCGCGGGCGGCAACTTCGTCGACACGGCCGACTCGTACTCCGCGTGGGTCGACGGGAACTCCGGCGGCGAGTCCGAGACGATCATCGGCAAGTGGGTGGCGGCCCGCGGCAACCGCGACGACGTCGTCATCGCCACGAAGGTCAGCCAGCACCCCGAGTTCCCGGGCCTTTCGGGGGCGAACATCAAGGCCGCCGCCGACGCGTCCCTGAAGCGCCTGGGCACCGACCACATAGACCTCTACTACACCCACTTCGACAAGACCGAGGTGCCGGTCGAGGAGATCATCGGCGCGCTGGACGAGCTGGTGAAGGCGGGCAAGGTGCGGGCGATCGCCGCGTCCAACATCTCCGCCGGGCGGCTCTCGGAGTCCCTCGCCTTCTCCGACCGCGAGGGCCTGGCGCGCTATGTCGCCCTCCAGCCCCACTACAACCTGGTCTCGCGCGACACGTACGAGGGCGAACTCCAGGCCGTCGCCGCCCGGGAGGGCCTCGCCGCCGTGCCGTACTACGCCCTCGCGTCCGGCTTCCTCACGGGCAAGTACCGCCCTGGTACGACGGTGGAGGGGGCGCGGGCGGCGGGAGCCGGCAAGCACCTCGACACCGAGCGCGGCCGCAAGGTGCTCGCGGCCCTCGACGACATCGCCGAGGCCCACACGGTCCCGGTCGCCACGATCGCCCTCGCCTGGCTCGCGGCCCAGCCCACGGTCACGGCCCCCATCGCCTCCGCCCGCACGGTGCAACAGCTCCCGGCACTGCTGCGCGTGGCGGACGTGACGTTGACGCAGGAGGAAGTGAGCCGCCTGACGGAGGCGTCGGCGTAA
- a CDS encoding GTP cyclohydrolase II: protein MTDLPAATQRSRVRVPLRFGDGYRADAELVTFHGLADGQEHLAVVLGDPAATGTPLVRLHSECLTGDVFGSARCDCGPQLREAVERIADRGGVLLYLRQEGRGIGLYNKLDAYALQDQGLDTYAANTALGLPEDARDYTAAAQMLTALGIGEIDLLSNNPDKAGQLRDLGIDVHDRVPTGVFTTDHNVRYLRAKVLQTQHTLPLGELTELGVG from the coding sequence ATGACCGACCTGCCCGCCGCCACCCAGCGCTCCCGCGTCCGCGTCCCGCTGCGCTTCGGGGACGGCTACCGCGCGGACGCCGAACTCGTCACCTTCCACGGCCTGGCCGACGGGCAGGAGCACCTCGCCGTCGTCCTCGGCGACCCGGCCGCCACCGGCACCCCGCTGGTGCGCCTGCACTCCGAGTGCCTCACCGGAGACGTCTTCGGCTCCGCCCGCTGCGACTGCGGGCCCCAGCTGCGCGAGGCGGTCGAGCGCATAGCCGACCGCGGCGGCGTCCTGCTCTACCTCCGCCAGGAGGGCCGCGGCATCGGCCTCTACAACAAGCTCGACGCGTACGCCCTCCAGGACCAGGGCCTCGACACCTACGCCGCGAACACCGCGCTGGGCCTGCCCGAGGACGCCCGTGACTACACGGCGGCCGCGCAGATGCTGACTGCCCTCGGGATCGGCGAGATCGACCTGCTCTCCAACAACCCCGACAAGGCGGGCCAGTTGCGCGACCTGGGCATCGACGTCCACGACCGCGTCCCCACCGGGGTGTTCACCACCGACCACAACGTCCGGTACCTGCGCGCGAAGGTCCTCCAGACCCAGCACACGCTGCCGCTCGGCGAGCTGACCGAACTCGGCGTCGGCTGA
- a CDS encoding VCBS repeat-containing protein, giving the protein MTRRARIALTLASLAALSAGTLTTAGPAAADTTPTPIATDGVWGIDYAAGYLTSVEYRPNGEQYVVGRQLSPDGSTVLAQETRGFAGIFADGTHLQRVACDAGDCVPLRSTGTQSVGYFQVDEYGKERAQIWGTPTSYHGTEPAVTGGRFVDATGRYFVYDAASTGKQYVDAVNEYRDEDVRLTRSVTAASVWGSALWTPGAGNGVVTQYDLEGKKTVATVSTGAPCTVRELQVIGRWIYWNCGPTGAAGVYDRTAKKNIKVPSGPALVGDGYLVQHDRSAGRLMLTDYHSGTAAAARAIADLPAGNTADQRRLTWSVDKFGGGIAYVDADHTIRTVPSGVPAQSLGKIESDLDNPYFDASGRNGGNMAWMSTWQLNKPADWTFTVKDAQGRTDRTLKGSGTAIDLEWDGRTESGAYAYNGQKSWTLTAKAADGVGTYTTSGKFALTGGRQGHHDQGGYAYGELVTVNSSGTLSLQYTNGGGKFDWKQNGSGWPAGTVAVPFGDMGKDRCAEMLVRMPNGELRRYAGKCGEASYAPASSHTSLGTGWNAYNVLTAPGDLTGDGRVDLLARKASTGDVYLFANDGASRLKPGVKIRSWGTYKKIIGAGDLNGDGFGDVLVQDRAGTLWRYDGTGTGQVKERVKVFSNWGTSYNVVVGVGDITGDGRNDLVSRDTAGNLYRNNGNGKGSFGGRTKIASGWQGYKGLF; this is encoded by the coding sequence TTGACCCGGCGTGCCCGGATCGCACTCACTCTTGCCTCGCTGGCCGCTCTGAGCGCCGGCACCCTGACGACCGCGGGCCCCGCGGCCGCGGACACCACCCCGACGCCGATCGCCACGGACGGCGTGTGGGGCATCGACTACGCGGCCGGTTATCTGACCAGCGTCGAGTACCGGCCGAACGGCGAGCAGTACGTCGTCGGCCGGCAGCTCTCGCCGGACGGCTCCACGGTGCTGGCGCAGGAAACCCGCGGGTTCGCCGGCATCTTCGCGGACGGCACCCACCTCCAGCGGGTGGCGTGCGACGCGGGTGACTGCGTGCCGCTGCGGTCGACCGGTACGCAGAGCGTCGGCTACTTCCAGGTCGACGAGTACGGGAAGGAGCGCGCCCAGATCTGGGGGACTCCGACCAGCTACCACGGAACGGAACCCGCCGTCACCGGCGGCCGGTTCGTGGACGCCACCGGCCGCTACTTCGTCTACGACGCGGCCTCCACCGGCAAGCAGTACGTCGACGCCGTGAACGAGTACCGCGACGAGGACGTCCGCCTGACCCGCTCGGTCACCGCCGCCTCCGTGTGGGGCTCGGCGCTGTGGACGCCGGGCGCCGGCAACGGCGTCGTCACCCAGTACGACCTGGAGGGGAAGAAGACGGTCGCGACCGTCTCCACCGGAGCCCCCTGCACGGTCAGGGAGCTCCAGGTCATCGGCCGCTGGATCTACTGGAACTGCGGCCCGACGGGCGCGGCGGGCGTGTACGACCGTACGGCGAAGAAGAACATCAAGGTGCCCTCGGGCCCCGCGCTCGTCGGCGACGGCTACCTCGTCCAGCACGACCGGAGCGCCGGCAGGCTGATGCTGACGGACTACCACTCCGGTACGGCCGCCGCCGCGCGCGCGATCGCCGACCTGCCGGCCGGGAACACCGCCGACCAGCGGCGCCTGACCTGGTCGGTGGACAAGTTCGGCGGCGGTATCGCCTACGTCGACGCCGACCACACCATCCGGACCGTGCCGAGCGGGGTGCCCGCCCAGTCGCTCGGGAAGATCGAGTCCGACCTGGACAACCCGTATTTCGACGCCTCGGGCCGCAACGGCGGCAACATGGCCTGGATGAGCACCTGGCAGCTCAACAAGCCCGCGGACTGGACCTTCACGGTGAAGGACGCCCAGGGCCGCACCGACCGCACCCTCAAGGGCAGCGGCACGGCGATCGACCTGGAGTGGGACGGCAGGACGGAGTCGGGGGCGTACGCGTACAACGGCCAGAAGAGCTGGACGCTGACCGCGAAAGCGGCGGACGGCGTGGGCACGTACACCACCAGCGGCAAGTTCGCGCTGACCGGCGGCCGTCAGGGCCACCACGACCAGGGCGGGTACGCCTACGGCGAGCTGGTCACCGTCAACTCCTCGGGCACGCTGAGCCTCCAGTACACCAACGGCGGCGGCAAGTTCGACTGGAAGCAGAACGGCTCGGGCTGGCCGGCCGGGACCGTCGCCGTGCCCTTCGGCGACATGGGCAAGGACCGCTGCGCCGAGATGCTGGTCCGGATGCCGAACGGCGAGCTGCGCCGCTACGCGGGCAAGTGCGGGGAGGCGTCGTACGCCCCGGCGAGCAGCCACACCTCGCTCGGCACGGGCTGGAACGCGTACAACGTGCTGACCGCTCCCGGTGACCTCACCGGCGACGGCCGGGTCGACCTGCTGGCCCGCAAGGCCTCCACCGGTGACGTCTACCTGTTCGCCAACGACGGTGCGAGCAGGCTCAAGCCGGGCGTGAAGATCCGCAGCTGGGGGACGTACAAGAAGATCATCGGCGCCGGTGACCTCAACGGCGACGGCTTCGGGGACGTTCTGGTGCAGGACCGGGCGGGGACGCTGTGGCGCTACGACGGCACCGGCACCGGGCAGGTCAAGGAGCGCGTGAAGGTCTTCTCGAACTGGGGGACCTCCTACAACGTGGTCGTCGGCGTCGGGGACATCACCGGTGACGGCAGGAACGACCTCGTCTCCCGGGACACCGCCGGCAACCTGTACCGCAACAACGGCAACGGCAAGGGGTCGTTCGGGGGCCGTACGAAGATCGCGAGCGGCTGGCAGGGGTACAAGGGCCTCTTCTAG
- a CDS encoding amino acid permease, which translates to MTDDAIASGQKGPSDSGLSDEERLAQLGYTQVLARRMSAFSNYAVSFTIISVLSGCLTLYLFGMNTGGPAVITWGWVAVGLMTLFVGLSMAEICSAYPTSAGLYFWAHKLAPARTAAAWAWFTGWFNVLGQVAVTAGIDFGAASFLGAYLNLQFDFEVTPGRTILLFAAILLLHGLLNTFGVRIVALLNSVSVWWHVIGVAVIVGALTFAPDKHQSASFVFGEFVNNTGWGSGVYVVLIGLLMAQYTFTGYDASAHMTEETHDASTAGPKGIVQSIWTSWIAGFVLLLGFTFAIQSYDGALDSPTGAPPAQILLDALGATAGKLLLLVVIGAQLFCGMASVTANSRMIYAFSRDGALPFSHVWHTVSPRTRTPVAAVWLAAGGALVLGLPYLINVTAYAAVTSIAVIGLYIAYVIPTLLRLRKGEDFDRGPWHLGRWSRAIGVVSVTWVVVITVLFMLPQVSPVTWETFNYAPVAVLVVLGFAWTWWAASARHWFLNPEHERTKAREAARANAPEPVDP; encoded by the coding sequence ATGACAGATGACGCCATAGCGAGCGGGCAGAAGGGCCCTTCCGACTCGGGCCTCTCCGACGAAGAACGGCTTGCCCAGCTCGGCTACACGCAGGTCCTCGCCCGCCGCATGTCGGCGTTCTCCAACTACGCGGTCTCCTTCACCATCATCTCGGTGCTGTCGGGCTGTCTGACGCTGTACCTGTTCGGCATGAACACGGGCGGCCCGGCCGTGATCACCTGGGGCTGGGTCGCCGTCGGCCTGATGACCCTGTTCGTCGGGCTGTCGATGGCCGAGATCTGTTCGGCGTACCCGACCTCGGCGGGCCTGTACTTCTGGGCGCACAAGCTCGCCCCCGCGCGGACCGCGGCCGCCTGGGCGTGGTTCACGGGCTGGTTCAACGTGCTCGGCCAGGTGGCGGTGACCGCCGGCATCGACTTCGGCGCCGCGTCCTTCCTCGGGGCGTACCTGAACCTCCAGTTCGACTTCGAGGTGACGCCCGGCCGCACGATCCTCCTCTTCGCCGCGATCCTGCTCCTGCACGGCCTGCTGAACACCTTCGGCGTGCGGATCGTGGCGCTGCTGAACAGCGTGAGCGTGTGGTGGCACGTGATCGGTGTGGCGGTCATCGTCGGCGCCCTCACCTTCGCCCCCGACAAACACCAGTCGGCGTCCTTCGTGTTCGGCGAGTTCGTGAACAACACGGGCTGGGGCAGCGGCGTCTACGTCGTCCTGATCGGCCTCCTGATGGCCCAGTACACCTTCACCGGCTACGACGCCTCGGCCCATATGACCGAGGAGACCCACGACGCGTCCACGGCCGGCCCGAAGGGCATCGTCCAGTCCATCTGGACCTCCTGGATCGCCGGCTTCGTCCTGCTCCTCGGCTTCACCTTCGCGATCCAGTCCTACGACGGCGCACTCGACTCCCCTACGGGCGCGCCCCCGGCCCAGATCCTCCTCGACGCGCTCGGCGCCACGGCCGGAAAGCTCCTGCTCCTGGTCGTGATCGGCGCCCAGCTGTTCTGCGGAATGGCGTCCGTGACCGCCAACAGCCGCATGATCTACGCCTTCTCGCGCGACGGCGCGCTGCCGTTCTCGCACGTCTGGCACACGGTGAGCCCGCGCACCCGAACCCCCGTGGCGGCGGTGTGGCTGGCCGCGGGTGGCGCCCTGGTCCTGGGCCTGCCGTACCTGATCAACGTGACGGCGTACGCGGCGGTGACGTCCATCGCCGTGATCGGCCTCTACATCGCCTACGTCATCCCGACCCTGCTGCGGCTGCGCAAGGGCGAGGACTTCGACCGGGGGCCGTGGCACCTGGGCCGCTGGTCTCGCGCGATCGGGGTGGTGTCGGTGACGTGGGTCGTCGTCATCACGGTCCTCTTCATGCTCCCGCAGGTCTCCCCGGTCACCTGGGAGACCTTCAACTACGCCCCGGTCGCCGTCCTGGTCGTCCTCGGCTTCGCCTGGACCTGGTGGGCGGCCTCGGCCCGGCACTGGTTCCTGAACCCCGAGCACGAACGCACGAAGGCCCGCGAGGCGGCCCGCGCGAACGCCCCCGAACCGGTCGATCCCTGA
- a CDS encoding sensor histidine kinase, producing the protein MWKAFRRAAMATVHLVVAAAMCFGVYLFVTVLLITAVGTLAVVGCWLLPEAVLLIRRIAGAKRNLTALWTGREIPEAYPPITGTLRERLRISVRDPGTLRDLRWMLAYYLYGALLVLALPLWPVALVVDGVWAGALRRTPVVLPLIVKLADLEARWSTVLLMPSPKARLARRVEELKETRADAIAAHEAELRRIERDLHDGAQANLVALSMRIGLAKRAYDRDPEAARKLLDDAQAQAEQALTELRHVVRGIHPPILTDRGLTGAVRALAASSGLAVTVDDGGLDEGARAPAAVEAAAYFVVAESLTNVAKYSGTDRAEVRLARTRRGLTVRVRDEGRGGADESAGSGLLGMRRRVAALDGMFEVSSPAGGPTVIDVELPCVW; encoded by the coding sequence ATGTGGAAGGCGTTCCGGCGTGCGGCGATGGCGACCGTGCACCTCGTGGTGGCCGCGGCGATGTGCTTCGGGGTGTACCTCTTCGTCACCGTGCTGCTGATCACCGCCGTCGGCACGCTCGCGGTGGTCGGCTGCTGGCTGCTGCCCGAGGCCGTGCTGCTGATACGGCGGATCGCGGGCGCCAAGCGGAACCTGACCGCGCTGTGGACGGGCCGCGAGATCCCCGAGGCGTACCCACCGATCACCGGCACCCTGCGCGAGCGGCTGCGTATCTCGGTGCGGGACCCCGGCACACTCAGGGACCTGCGCTGGATGCTCGCCTACTACCTCTACGGCGCCCTCCTCGTCCTCGCCCTCCCGCTGTGGCCGGTGGCCCTGGTGGTCGACGGGGTGTGGGCCGGCGCGCTGCGCCGCACCCCTGTCGTCCTGCCGCTGATCGTGAAGCTCGCGGACCTCGAGGCCCGCTGGTCGACCGTGCTGCTCATGCCCTCCCCGAAGGCCCGGCTGGCCCGCCGGGTCGAGGAGCTGAAGGAGACCCGGGCCGACGCGATCGCCGCCCACGAGGCCGAACTGCGCCGCATCGAACGGGATCTGCACGACGGCGCCCAGGCCAACCTGGTGGCGCTGTCGATGCGGATCGGCCTGGCCAAACGGGCCTACGACCGTGACCCGGAAGCCGCCCGCAAGCTCCTGGACGACGCCCAAGCCCAGGCCGAGCAGGCGCTGACCGAGCTGCGGCACGTGGTGCGCGGCATCCACCCGCCGATCCTCACCGACCGGGGCCTGACCGGCGCGGTGCGGGCGCTCGCGGCGAGCAGCGGGCTGGCGGTGACCGTGGACGACGGCGGTCTGGACGAGGGTGCCCGGGCGCCCGCCGCGGTGGAGGCGGCGGCCTACTTCGTGGTCGCCGAGTCGCTCACCAACGTGGCCAAGTACAGCGGGACCGACCGGGCCGAGGTCCGGCTCGCCCGCACCCGGCGCGGACTGACCGTGCGGGTGCGGGACGAGGGCCGGGGCGGCGCCGACGAGTCCGCCGGTTCGGGGCTGCTCGGGATGCGGCGCAGGGTCGCCGCGCTCGACGGGATGTTCGAGGTGTCCAGCCCCGCCGGGGGCCCGACCGTGATCGATGTGGAGCTGCCGTGCGTGTGGTGA
- a CDS encoding class II glutamine amidotransferase, whose translation MCRLLGVVSRALLPLATSLGELAAPFTELSREHADGWGIAAWPGQGGDGPRVVKGTARAAGDRLWDDALGGTPAEAAVLHLRMASPGLPVVPGNTHPFTAGGLAFAHNGFFSPYDALDELIDPDLLSGAGGGTDSERFFLRVLTLLRDKGPVDALAGAAEDIRARASFASLNCLLLTREALYAYADEDPECEVSRRRGPDFFRLRYRADGERVVVASSGVPQPDGAWSVLPYRRVLEVRRGDLGVRVHG comes from the coding sequence ATGTGCCGTCTCCTCGGCGTGGTCAGCCGCGCACTCCTCCCCCTCGCCACCTCCCTGGGCGAACTGGCCGCCCCCTTCACGGAGTTGAGCCGGGAGCACGCTGACGGGTGGGGCATCGCCGCCTGGCCGGGGCAGGGCGGGGACGGTCCGCGGGTGGTCAAGGGGACCGCGCGGGCCGCGGGAGACCGGCTCTGGGACGACGCCCTCGGCGGGACGCCCGCCGAGGCCGCCGTGCTGCACCTGCGGATGGCGAGCCCCGGGCTGCCCGTCGTGCCGGGCAACACCCACCCGTTCACCGCCGGCGGCCTCGCCTTCGCGCACAACGGCTTCTTCTCGCCGTACGACGCCCTCGACGAGCTCATCGACCCCGACCTGCTGTCCGGGGCGGGCGGGGGCACCGACTCCGAGCGGTTCTTCCTGCGGGTGCTGACGCTGCTGCGGGACAAGGGCCCGGTCGACGCGCTCGCCGGGGCCGCCGAGGACATCCGCGCCCGTGCCTCCTTCGCGAGCCTCAACTGCCTGCTGCTGACGCGGGAGGCGCTGTACGCGTACGCCGACGAGGACCCGGAGTGCGAGGTCAGCCGGCGGCGCGGGCCCGACTTCTTCCGGCTGCGGTACCGGGCGGACGGCGAGCGGGTGGTCGTGGCGTCGAGCGGAGTGCCGCAGCCGGACGGGGCGTGGAGCGTGCTGCCGTACCGGCGGGTGCTGGAGGTCCGGCGGGGCGACCTGGGCGTACGTGTGCACGGGTGA